Proteins encoded together in one Telopea speciosissima isolate NSW1024214 ecotype Mountain lineage chromosome 6, Tspe_v1, whole genome shotgun sequence window:
- the LOC122663935 gene encoding IRK-interacting protein, whose amino-acid sequence MAVVSSFSPSSSKASCSPPPPPPQSPFCSPIRENERENEDDDEEQHNIRRTPNPASRDGLSIASNHHHNPTPLHASATAKPKSSTRKRSESTDDDDRGVSCNKCRPTSREKISVVPLDINGHSNASPNGIFKSLLLSLTKKSPKTSSSSVPSSTSAREEQWKLAVAELSHKLIQTTRKRDEAILEASRLKHSMAELEKKLNKLEIYCHNLKSGLEVCSNSPLKTSKDFGFSPGTMVDLKGIEHQDKIIESFLNSVAEARTSVRVLSRSLSLQLRQMGVKVYERISSLLQPYEVKIWFAKNPRSLMFYLEALLNRTFYEEFESIGFQKGGSDQILNPIERCEANFASFQLLRGLSWEEVLNKGTKHFSEEFSRFCDRKMSDIVAMLGWNRAWPEPLLQAFFVAAKSVWLVHLLAFSVHPSLPIFRVDKGLRFDGVYMEDMSADKAQKLVPTTVRIMVAPGFYVYSNVIKCKVLCRYQSSSSSSSSSSNRNGNQGLLSSPYEV is encoded by the exons ATGGctgtggtttcttctttttccccttcctcttcGAAAGCTTCATGTTcgcctcctccacctcctcctcaaTCTCCTTTCTGTTCTCCT ATTAgagaaaacgagagagagaacGAAGACGACGATGAAGAACAGCACAACATCAGAAGAACTCCAAATCCAGCATCTCGTGACGGTTTAAGCATCGCATCAAATCACCACCACAACCCAACGCCTCTCCATGCTTCCGCCACCGCCAAACCCAAATCCTCCACCCGAAAACGGTCAGAATCTACCGACGACGACGATCGTGGTGTTTCTTGTAACAAGTGCCGTCCCACCTCACGCGAGAAGATCTCCGTTGTCCCCCTCGACATCAATGGTCACTCCAATGCTAGTCCTAACGGCATCTTCAAGTCTTTATTGTTATCCCTCACAAAGAAAAGCCCTAAAACATCATCATCGTCTGTTCCGTCATCCACCTCCGCCAGAGAAGAACAGTGGAAGCTCGCCGTCGCCGAACTCTCTCACAAGCTCATCCAGACCACACGAAAGAGAGATGAAGCTATTCTCGAAGCTTCCAGGCTCAAGCATTCCATGGCAGAGCTAGAGAAAAAACTCAACAAACTCGAGATCTACTGCCACAACCTGAAATCGGGACTCGAGGTATGCAGCAATTCGCCACTCAAAACATCCAAAGATTTCGGTTTCAGCCCTGGAACAATGGTGGATCTCAAAGGAATCGAACACCAAGATAAGATCATCGAATCGTTCCTGAACTCGGTGGCGGAAGCGCGGACTTCAGTCCGTGTTCTGAGCCGGTCCCTATCGCTCCAACTGAGACAGATGGGCGTCAAGGTCTACGAGCGGATCTCATCGCTCCTCCAACCCTACGAAGTGAAGATTTGGTTCGCCAAGAACCCAAGAAGCTTGATGTTCTACTTGGAAGCGTTGCTGAACCGTACCTTTTACGAAGAATTCGAGTCCATCGGGTTCCAGAAAGGTGGGTCGGATCAGATACTAAACCCGATTGAGAGATGCGAAGCGAATTTCGCTTCATTCCAACTTCTACGAGGGCTTAGCTGGGAAGAAGTGCTGAACAAAGGAACGAAGCACTTCAGTGAAGAGTTCAGTCGGTTCTGTGATAGGAAGATGAGCGATATAGTAGCAATGTTGGGGTGGAACAGAGCATGGCCTGAGCCGCTGTTGCAGGCCTTCTTCGTTGCGGCTAAAAGTGTTTGGTTGGTGCATCTCTTAGCCTTCTCTGTACATCCAAGCCTGCCTATATTCAGGGTGGATAAAGGGTTGAGGTTCGATGGGGTTTACATGGAAGACATGAGTGCAGATAAGGCTCAGAAACTGGTACCAACCACGGTTCGGATCATGGTCGCACCTGGCTTTTACGTTTACAGTAATGTGATTAAGTGTAAGGTCCTTTGCAGGTACcaaagtagtagtagtagtagtagtagtagtagtaatagaAATGGAAATCAGGGTTTATTATCATCACCATATGAAGTATAA